A genomic stretch from Chloroflexota bacterium includes:
- the hisS gene encoding histidine--tRNA ligase, whose protein sequence is MSRPVSAPRGTRDLLPEDGSAWSRIEEIARDLSSRYALDRIETPLFERIELFSRGLGESSDAVEKEMFRVSGAAGSEEERAEWALRPEPTAGIVRAYLEHGMHVRPGPQRLWMIGPMFRYDRPQAGRFRQFVQWDVEVIGDPGPMVDAEIIELGHRFFEGAGLGDVVAYVNSIGDATCRPGYRTALIEYFAANEDRLTDDSRRRLSVNPLRVLDGKDLDPELAAGAPRSMDHLCDPCRAHFVAVQALLDDLGVRYEVDNRIVRGLDYYTRTTFEFYVAGRRGQQQALGGGGRYDGLAELLGGPPMPGIGFGIGIDRTVLAAAEQGVTVPAGAPLVVVVGADPDALAPRLAVAGTLRQAGLRVRADGSARKLGRQLESAAKLGARFAVIVDPQLPEGSVTLRDLDASEQRQVRLDEVAGSMR, encoded by the coding sequence ATGTCCCGTCCCGTCTCCGCGCCGCGCGGCACGCGCGACCTGCTCCCCGAGGACGGCTCCGCCTGGAGCCGCATCGAGGAGATCGCCCGGGACCTGAGCAGCCGGTATGCGCTCGATCGGATCGAGACGCCGCTCTTCGAGCGGATCGAGCTGTTCAGCCGCGGCCTGGGTGAGTCGTCCGACGCAGTCGAGAAGGAGATGTTCCGCGTCAGCGGGGCGGCCGGCAGCGAGGAGGAGCGCGCCGAGTGGGCGCTCCGACCGGAGCCCACTGCCGGCATCGTGCGGGCCTATCTCGAGCACGGCATGCACGTGCGGCCAGGTCCGCAGCGCCTGTGGATGATCGGCCCCATGTTCCGCTACGACCGCCCGCAGGCCGGCCGCTTCCGGCAGTTCGTGCAATGGGACGTCGAGGTCATCGGCGATCCGGGCCCGATGGTCGACGCCGAGATCATCGAGCTCGGCCACCGTTTCTTCGAGGGGGCGGGGTTGGGCGACGTCGTGGCCTACGTCAACTCGATCGGCGACGCGACGTGCCGCCCCGGCTACCGAACCGCCCTGATCGAGTACTTCGCTGCGAACGAAGACCGCCTGACCGATGACTCGCGACGGCGGCTGAGCGTCAACCCGCTGCGTGTCCTCGATGGCAAGGATCTTGATCCGGAGCTCGCTGCGGGCGCCCCCCGCTCGATGGACCACCTGTGCGATCCGTGCCGAGCGCACTTCGTGGCGGTCCAGGCATTGCTCGACGACCTCGGCGTGCGCTACGAGGTCGACAATCGCATCGTGCGGGGCCTCGACTACTACACGCGCACCACCTTCGAGTTCTACGTTGCCGGCCGTCGGGGGCAGCAGCAGGCGCTCGGTGGCGGCGGCCGCTACGACGGGCTGGCGGAGCTCCTCGGCGGGCCCCCGATGCCGGGGATCGGCTTCGGGATCGGGATTGATCGGACGGTGCTGGCGGCAGCCGAGCAGGGCGTTACGGTGCCGGCAGGCGCACCCCTGGTGGTCGTGGTCGGCGCGGATCCGGATGCCCTTGCGCCGCGCCTGGCGGTCGCCGGGACCCTGCGTCAGGCCGGCCTCCGCGTGCGCGCCGACGGCAGCGCCCGAAAGCTGGGGAGGCAGCTGGAGTCGGCTGCCAAGCTCGGAGCACGCTTTGCTGTCATCGTCGACCCGCAGCTGCCGGAGGGGAGCGTGACCCTGCGCGACCTGGATGCCAGCGAGCAGCGCCAGGTCCGGCTCGACGAGGTAGCCGGGTCGATGCGTTAG
- the aspS gene encoding aspartate--tRNA ligase, with product MGQAFRSHTCGELRASHVGERVTLAGWVHRRRDHGHLAFFDLRDRYGITQVVTNADDAADAHLAAEPARNEWVVQVEGVVRHRPPGTTNAELASGEIEVAVDTFAVLNPSKLPPFYVNEEQPGLDESLRLTYRYLDLRRPPLQGRILLRARLASAVRRQLEAFGFVEVETPTLIRSTPEGARDFVVPSRVQPGKFYALPQSPQQLKQLLMVAGYDRYYQLARAYRDEDQRGDRQLEHTQVDIEMSFVAAEDVMATVEDVVTAVSGEVLPERPILQTPFPRLTYEEAMSRYGSDKPDLRFGMELIDLGETVSDVDFRIFTEALAGGGAVFAIRAPGCGDYSRRQLDELTDLAQRHAAKGLIHVSVQADGSLHGPLGKFLSLTQTAAILEAVGGEAGDLLLMVADADRLVAAGALGRLRLEMGQRLDLRDASTLAYVWVYPFPMFKWDADLGRWDATHNPFSAPLWDEEARMEADPGAVHAQQYDLALNGWELGGGSIRIHRRDLLERAFALMGHSVEGMRDQFGALLDALEYGAPPHGGIAIGLDRWSALLADQDNIREVMAFPKTQSGSDLMMGAPSPITPEQLAELSLRVVDHDREKS from the coding sequence ATGGGCCAGGCCTTCCGGAGTCACACCTGCGGCGAGCTGCGCGCCTCCCACGTGGGAGAGCGGGTGACGCTGGCCGGCTGGGTGCATCGGCGCCGCGACCATGGCCATCTGGCCTTCTTCGACCTGCGCGACCGATACGGGATCACCCAGGTGGTGACCAACGCGGACGACGCAGCTGATGCCCATCTCGCCGCCGAGCCGGCACGCAACGAGTGGGTGGTGCAGGTGGAAGGCGTGGTGCGCCATCGGCCTCCGGGGACGACCAACGCCGAGCTGGCGAGCGGCGAGATCGAGGTCGCGGTCGACACCTTCGCCGTCCTCAACCCCAGCAAGCTGCCGCCGTTCTACGTCAACGAGGAGCAGCCCGGCCTCGACGAGTCGCTGCGCCTGACCTATCGCTACCTTGACCTGCGCAGGCCTCCGCTCCAGGGGCGGATCCTGCTGCGGGCACGGCTGGCGAGTGCCGTTCGCCGGCAGCTGGAGGCATTCGGGTTCGTCGAGGTCGAGACCCCGACTCTGATCCGCAGCACGCCCGAGGGTGCGCGCGACTTCGTGGTGCCCAGCCGCGTGCAGCCCGGCAAGTTCTACGCGCTGCCGCAGTCCCCGCAGCAACTCAAGCAGCTGTTGATGGTGGCCGGGTACGACCGCTACTACCAGCTCGCCCGCGCATATCGGGACGAGGACCAGCGCGGCGATCGGCAGCTGGAGCACACCCAGGTCGACATCGAGATGAGCTTCGTGGCAGCCGAGGACGTCATGGCGACCGTCGAGGACGTGGTGACCGCCGTCAGCGGCGAGGTGCTCCCGGAGCGTCCGATCCTGCAGACTCCGTTCCCGCGCCTCACCTACGAGGAGGCGATGAGCCGATATGGATCGGACAAGCCCGATCTGCGCTTCGGGATGGAGCTGATCGACCTGGGCGAGACGGTCAGCGACGTCGACTTTCGGATCTTCACCGAAGCGCTCGCGGGGGGTGGCGCCGTGTTCGCCATCCGCGCACCAGGCTGCGGTGACTACTCTCGCCGCCAGCTCGACGAGCTGACCGACCTTGCCCAGCGCCACGCTGCCAAGGGCCTGATCCACGTGTCCGTGCAAGCTGATGGCTCCCTTCACGGCCCGCTCGGTAAGTTCCTGTCGTTGACGCAGACGGCAGCCATCCTGGAAGCGGTGGGTGGCGAGGCAGGCGACCTGCTCCTCATGGTGGCCGATGCCGATCGTCTCGTCGCTGCCGGCGCGCTCGGCCGGCTGCGGCTCGAGATGGGCCAGCGGCTCGACCTGCGCGATGCCAGCACGCTGGCGTATGTCTGGGTCTATCCCTTCCCGATGTTCAAATGGGACGCGGACCTCGGCCGCTGGGATGCGACCCACAACCCGTTCAGCGCACCGCTCTGGGATGAAGAGGCACGCATGGAGGCCGATCCCGGCGCCGTCCATGCCCAGCAGTACGACCTGGCGCTGAACGGCTGGGAGCTCGGTGGTGGATCGATTCGGATCCATCGTCGCGACCTGCTTGAGCGCGCCTTCGCGTTGATGGGCCACAGCGTGGAGGGGATGCGCGACCAGTTCGGCGCCCTGCTCGATGCGCTCGAATATGGCGCACCTCCACACGGCGGCATCGCGATCGGGCTGGACCGATGGTCCGCCCTGCTCGCCGACCAGGACAACATCCGCGAGGTGATGGCTTTCCCCAAGACGCAATCCGGCAGTGACCTGATGATGGGCGCGCCGTCGCCGATCACTCCCGAACAGCTGGCCGAGCTGTCGCTGCGCGTCGTGGATCACGACCGAGAGAAGTCCTAG
- a CDS encoding ectoine synthase, whose product MIVRTLDDVVGSDRDVAGEGWRSRRLLLRRDGLGFSLHDTTVAAGTELTLQYKHHLEACYLMAGEAELTDLLTGEQHILRPGSMYALDQHDRHTLRVRTDLHLVCVFNPALTGGETHDADGSFPPPTD is encoded by the coding sequence GTGATCGTGCGAACCCTCGACGATGTGGTGGGGAGTGACCGGGATGTCGCGGGCGAGGGCTGGCGCAGCCGCCGCCTCCTCTTACGACGCGACGGGCTGGGCTTTTCGTTGCACGACACCACCGTGGCGGCAGGAACCGAGCTCACCCTGCAGTACAAGCATCACCTCGAGGCCTGCTACCTCATGGCGGGTGAGGCGGAGCTGACCGACCTGTTAACTGGTGAGCAGCACATCCTTCGGCCTGGGTCGATGTATGCGCTCGACCAGCACGACCGCCACACCCTCCGCGTGCGGACCGACCTCCATCTCGTTTGTGTCTTCAACCCGGCGTTGACCGGCGGCGAGACGCATGACGCAGATGGAAGCTTCCCGCCGCCGACCGATTAG
- a CDS encoding LCP family protein → MAPRLIAAIRHSAVIAALLSFVWPGLGQGWVGSRRRALMFAVPMMLLLGAGVVVMIVQGKARSLGLLLQPSVLLPLIALNIAVLVYRLFAIVDAYRAAARRWPPIPDFRAALGLVLLGTLLGSTLLMHGWLGFVGIKAYDTVVAISHPFGSATPVPAASRLPGETPGPTPEPTPIPTPEPAWGDNGRLDLLLVGGDAGPGRFSLRTDTMVILSIEVRTGRAALFGLPRNLLNVPLPDGPAQAFDCRCYQDQLNSLYTYAIAHPEIFPGPDEERGYRAVQEAIAELTGLQIDGQVVVTLGGFIHVVDALGGLDMTTKDSIYDATYPDPFSIKRDVTVYIARGFHHFDGWHALAYARSRHQDNDYNRMNRQQEVLLALRQQLDPCTLIPRIPELLDIARDSLWTNIPIEQLPDLLAIGASVRPGTIATYQFWPPAIQENLDFASISRVRSIARTAFLMPLATPAPSSSETPTSGSGSVC, encoded by the coding sequence GTGGCGCCCCGCTTGATCGCCGCGATTCGGCACTCCGCCGTGATCGCAGCTCTGCTCTCGTTCGTGTGGCCCGGCCTTGGTCAAGGCTGGGTCGGTTCGCGTCGTCGGGCGCTGATGTTCGCGGTGCCGATGATGCTCCTGCTGGGCGCCGGCGTGGTGGTCATGATCGTGCAGGGCAAGGCCCGCTCCCTGGGCCTGCTGCTCCAGCCGAGCGTTCTGCTGCCGCTCATCGCGCTCAACATCGCCGTGCTCGTCTACCGCCTCTTCGCAATCGTGGACGCGTATCGAGCGGCGGCGCGCCGTTGGCCGCCGATCCCGGATTTCCGGGCCGCGCTCGGACTGGTCCTCCTGGGCACCCTGCTGGGCAGCACGCTCCTGATGCACGGCTGGCTGGGGTTCGTCGGCATCAAGGCGTATGACACCGTGGTCGCCATCTCCCACCCGTTCGGCAGCGCGACGCCGGTCCCCGCCGCCAGCCGGCTACCCGGCGAGACGCCCGGCCCGACGCCCGAGCCGACGCCGATCCCCACTCCAGAACCGGCGTGGGGTGACAACGGGCGGCTCGATCTGCTCCTGGTCGGGGGAGACGCCGGCCCCGGGCGCTTCAGCCTGCGCACGGACACGATGGTCATCCTGAGCATCGAGGTCAGGACCGGGCGCGCTGCGCTGTTCGGGCTGCCGCGCAACCTCCTGAACGTCCCGCTGCCGGACGGTCCGGCCCAGGCCTTCGACTGCCGGTGCTATCAGGACCAGCTGAATTCGCTCTACACCTACGCCATTGCTCATCCCGAGATCTTCCCCGGCCCTGATGAGGAGCGCGGCTATCGGGCCGTCCAGGAGGCGATCGCCGAGCTGACCGGCCTCCAGATCGACGGGCAGGTGGTTGTCACCCTCGGCGGCTTCATTCACGTGGTGGATGCGCTGGGTGGGCTGGACATGACGACGAAGGACTCCATCTATGATGCGACCTATCCGGATCCCTTCAGCATCAAGCGCGATGTCACCGTCTACATTGCGAGAGGCTTCCACCACTTCGACGGCTGGCATGCGCTGGCCTACGCGCGTTCGCGCCACCAGGACAACGACTACAACCGGATGAACCGGCAGCAGGAGGTGCTGCTGGCGCTCCGCCAGCAGCTCGACCCGTGCACCCTCATCCCGCGCATCCCCGAGCTGCTCGACATCGCCCGTGACTCGCTCTGGACCAACATCCCGATCGAGCAGCTGCCGGACCTGTTGGCGATCGGAGCCAGCGTTCGCCCCGGCACCATCGCCACCTACCAGTTCTGGCCACCGGCCATTCAAGAGAATCTGGACTTCGCGAGCATCAGCCGGGTGCGGTCGATCGCGCGCACCGCGTTCCTGATGCCCTTGGCAACGCCGGCGCCGTCGTCCAGCGAGACCCCCACATCCGGCTCCGGGTCGGTCTGCTAG
- a CDS encoding cysteine desulfurase family protein: MSIYLDHAATTPLRAEVLEAMLPYLTNHFGNASSPHAAGRRARQGLDEAREGIASILGARPREIVFTGGGSEADNLAIKGAAWAASAKGRHIVTSGVEHKAVLHACAIMERSGFGVTVVPVDRFGRVDPAAVEAAINEHTSLVSIMYANNEVGTIQPIAEIGAICRRHRVLFHADAIQAAGFLPLDVDNLGVDLLSLAAHKVYGPKGVGALFVRQGTALLPQIQGGAQERQRRAGTENVAGIVGFGRALELAQGDRSARDAENGRLAGLRDRLLVGMRELDGVEPSGHPSERLPHSASWLIDGVEGGDLVAALDLEGVEGSTGSACTSGSAEPSHVLLAMGIDAERAHGALRLTAGRGTTLDDIERATEVLRSTIGRIREQAARPNTVASA, from the coding sequence ATGAGCATCTACCTCGACCATGCCGCCACCACGCCGCTCCGCGCCGAGGTGCTGGAGGCGATGCTGCCCTACCTGACGAACCACTTCGGCAATGCGTCAAGCCCGCACGCCGCCGGCCGACGGGCGCGGCAGGGACTCGACGAGGCCCGGGAAGGGATCGCTTCGATCCTGGGCGCCAGGCCCCGCGAGATCGTCTTTACCGGCGGCGGCAGCGAGGCCGATAACCTCGCCATCAAGGGTGCCGCCTGGGCGGCCAGCGCCAAGGGACGGCACATCGTCACCAGCGGCGTGGAGCACAAGGCGGTGCTGCATGCCTGCGCAATCATGGAGCGCTCCGGCTTCGGGGTGACCGTCGTCCCGGTCGACCGATTCGGCCGCGTTGACCCCGCCGCGGTCGAGGCCGCCATCAATGAGCACACCAGCCTGGTCTCGATCATGTACGCCAACAACGAGGTCGGCACGATCCAGCCGATCGCGGAGATCGGTGCCATCTGCCGCCGTCACCGCGTCCTCTTCCACGCCGATGCAATCCAGGCCGCGGGCTTCCTTCCACTCGACGTCGACAACCTGGGAGTCGATCTGCTGAGCCTGGCCGCGCACAAGGTGTACGGGCCCAAGGGGGTCGGCGCGCTGTTCGTGCGGCAGGGGACGGCACTCCTGCCGCAGATCCAGGGCGGCGCCCAGGAGCGGCAGCGGCGCGCTGGAACGGAGAACGTGGCCGGCATCGTCGGCTTTGGGCGGGCCCTGGAGCTGGCCCAGGGCGATCGATCGGCCCGCGACGCCGAGAATGGGCGTCTGGCCGGCCTGCGTGATCGGCTCCTTGTCGGCATGCGGGAGCTGGACGGGGTGGAGCCGAGCGGCCATCCCAGCGAGCGCCTGCCGCATAGCGCCAGCTGGCTGATCGACGGCGTCGAGGGAGGAGACCTGGTGGCCGCGCTGGACCTGGAGGGCGTTGAGGGGAGCACGGGCAGCGCCTGCACCAGCGGCTCCGCCGAACCGAGCCACGTCCTGCTGGCGATGGGGATCGACGCCGAGCGTGCCCATGGTGCGCTGCGCCTGACCGCCGGCCGAGGTACGACGCTCGACGACATTGAACGAGCGACCGAGGTCCTGCGCTCGACCATCGGCCGCATCCGTGAGCAGGCCGCGCGACCAAACACCGTGGCATCGGCCTGA
- the mnmA gene encoding tRNA 2-thiouridine(34) synthase MnmA, whose product MARIVAAMSGGVDSSVAAALLARDAGQSGDEVVGVWMRLHPDGGEGYEQSRSCCSPDAHDDARRVAQLVGIPFFALNLERSFEERVIDAFADGYLAGATPNPCQACNQYIKFDELLRRGLAAYGADQVATGHYARVEERDGHFHLMRAADANKDQTYFLWVLDQGQLAHTRFPLGELTKPEVRRIAAELKLPTADKPESQEICFVPAGDYRELLAERRGYLGEPGPIVDTGGERIGTHTGYAHYTVGQRHGLGVALGEPVFVQEVRPASNTVVVARRDEIAARSFAVEGRRFVAGAPPADRFSASVRIRHRGAEVPCEVTVIGDERLLVETSEPVWAPAPGQAAVLYDGEECLGGGRIARAT is encoded by the coding sequence ATGGCCCGCATCGTTGCCGCCATGAGCGGCGGCGTGGACTCGAGCGTTGCAGCGGCGCTGCTGGCGCGCGACGCGGGCCAGAGCGGTGACGAGGTGGTCGGCGTCTGGATGCGGCTTCACCCTGACGGTGGCGAGGGGTACGAGCAGAGTCGGAGCTGCTGCTCGCCCGACGCGCACGACGACGCCCGCCGGGTCGCGCAGCTGGTGGGGATCCCGTTCTTCGCCCTCAACCTGGAGCGCTCGTTCGAGGAGCGGGTGATCGACGCCTTCGCGGACGGCTACCTCGCCGGCGCCACTCCGAACCCATGCCAGGCCTGCAACCAGTACATCAAGTTCGACGAGCTGCTGCGTCGCGGCCTCGCCGCGTATGGCGCCGACCAGGTGGCGACCGGCCACTACGCGCGAGTCGAGGAGCGGGACGGTCACTTCCACCTCATGCGTGCGGCCGACGCCAACAAGGATCAGACCTATTTCCTGTGGGTCCTCGACCAGGGCCAGCTGGCGCACACCCGCTTCCCGCTCGGCGAGCTGACCAAGCCCGAGGTACGGCGGATCGCCGCCGAGCTGAAGCTGCCGACCGCCGACAAGCCGGAGAGCCAGGAGATCTGCTTCGTGCCCGCCGGCGACTACCGCGAGCTGCTGGCCGAGCGGCGCGGATACCTCGGCGAGCCGGGCCCGATCGTCGACACCGGTGGCGAGCGGATCGGCACCCATACCGGGTACGCGCACTACACCGTTGGACAGCGGCACGGCCTGGGCGTCGCGCTCGGCGAGCCCGTCTTCGTGCAGGAGGTACGCCCTGCCTCGAACACGGTGGTAGTGGCCAGGCGCGACGAGATCGCCGCGCGCAGCTTCGCGGTCGAGGGGCGCCGCTTCGTGGCGGGGGCGCCGCCGGCCGATCGCTTCAGCGCATCGGTCCGCATCCGGCACCGTGGAGCGGAGGTGCCGTGCGAGGTCACCGTGATCGGGGATGAGCGGCTCCTGGTCGAGACCTCCGAGCCGGTCTGGGCACCGGCGCCGGGGCAGGCGGCGGTCCTGTACGACGGAGAGGAGTGCCTCGGCGGCGGTCGCATCGCCCGCGCGACATGA
- a CDS encoding YtxH domain-containing protein, protein MKDSGFGSFLAGVVIGGLIGAAIGLLLAPRTGDEIREQVGEFVGEKKAAIGEAISEGRAAAEKARAEMMSAYDAGGGEPAPEGAAS, encoded by the coding sequence ATGAAAGATTCCGGGTTCGGCAGCTTCCTCGCAGGAGTCGTGATCGGCGGACTGATCGGTGCCGCCATCGGCCTCCTCCTTGCCCCGCGAACGGGTGACGAGATTCGCGAGCAGGTCGGTGAGTTCGTCGGCGAGAAGAAGGCAGCCATCGGTGAGGCGATCAGCGAGGGTCGCGCGGCGGCCGAGAAGGCACGCGCGGAGATGATGTCCGCGTACGATGCCGGCGGTGGGGAGCCTGCGCCGGAGGGCGCTGCCTCCTGA
- the alaS gene encoding alanine--tRNA ligase gives MPELQAAEIRERFQRFFEARGHTRVPAAPLLARDDPTLLFTNSGMVQFKRVLTGEEKRDYTRAVDAQPCLRVAGKHNDFEQVGRTPRHHTLFEMLGNWSFGDYFKREAIHWAWEFLTVELGIPGERIAATTYTDDDEARRIWSEEIGLPPERMAQWGNIAAGDDHNFWSMGETGPCGPCSELHYDRGAELSEGPECVPDHSETCPRWLEIWNLVFMQFDRSVDGTLTPLPFPSVDTGMGLERMASAVQGVDSNYLTDLFTPIIDRLAEHLGHDPQSVESERFSYQVVADHSRAMTFLIGEGLRPSNEGPGYVLRRIMRRAVRHLRLMGITQAVLAETCGTVIEVMGGAYPYLVANREEILGTVDAEERKFARTLEAGSERLAALVDAAGPNGTIAGDEAFRLHDTFGFPIDLTVEIAAERGVTVDRKGFEAAMEEQRDRSRGSRAGRFAPLPGVEGLRSEFTGYPNETSADGLAVLVVAEGEGSTQVVLDRTPFYAEGGGQIGDRGELVGERGRLVVDDTQRVGDAIVHVGRLEGALTVGDVVNARVDEERRWGAARNHTATHLLHRALRDVLGEQAKQAGSWVGPDGLRFDFPADAATPREGLRDVERQVNAQIRRNASVTPTEMSLAEAQAIGADMFFGEKYAPERVRVIRVDGYSAELCGGTHVAATGQIGSFRITGDASIGTGLRRIEAVSGAAADELVASRLEALHTAAQLLGAAEDQVATRIESLQARLREAEKGGSNASTTRLDAVQALAGAQQAGEAKVVVERYADADGAALRALADDLRAATGRFVAVIAGERGGPAILVAASRDLVEEGFDAAAIVREVAPMIGGGGGGRAELAQAGGKDLAGLDQALREGARLALEALQRIENG, from the coding sequence ATGCCGGAGCTGCAGGCCGCCGAGATCCGCGAGCGCTTCCAGCGCTTCTTCGAGGCGCGCGGCCACACCCGCGTGCCGGCGGCTCCGCTCCTTGCGCGCGACGACCCGACGCTCCTCTTCACCAACTCGGGGATGGTCCAGTTCAAGCGGGTGCTGACCGGCGAGGAGAAGCGCGACTACACGCGCGCCGTCGACGCGCAGCCATGCCTGCGGGTGGCCGGCAAGCACAACGACTTCGAGCAGGTTGGGCGCACACCCCGTCACCACACCCTGTTCGAGATGCTCGGCAACTGGAGCTTCGGCGACTATTTCAAGCGCGAGGCGATCCACTGGGCGTGGGAGTTCCTGACGGTCGAGCTGGGGATTCCTGGCGAGCGCATCGCCGCCACCACCTATACCGATGACGACGAGGCGCGCCGCATCTGGAGCGAGGAGATCGGCCTTCCGCCGGAGCGGATGGCGCAGTGGGGCAACATCGCCGCCGGCGACGACCACAACTTCTGGTCGATGGGCGAGACCGGCCCGTGCGGGCCGTGCAGCGAACTGCACTACGACCGCGGCGCCGAGCTTTCCGAGGGGCCCGAATGCGTGCCCGACCATTCGGAGACCTGCCCGCGCTGGCTGGAGATCTGGAATCTGGTCTTCATGCAGTTCGACCGATCAGTCGACGGGACCCTCACGCCTCTGCCGTTCCCCAGCGTCGACACCGGGATGGGACTGGAGCGGATGGCGAGCGCCGTGCAGGGGGTCGACAGCAACTACCTGACCGACCTTTTCACCCCGATCATCGACCGGCTGGCGGAGCATCTTGGCCACGATCCCCAGAGCGTCGAGAGCGAGCGCTTCAGCTACCAGGTGGTCGCCGACCACAGCCGGGCGATGACCTTCCTGATCGGCGAGGGACTGAGGCCGTCGAATGAGGGTCCCGGCTACGTGCTGCGCCGGATCATGCGGCGTGCCGTCCGGCACCTGCGCCTGATGGGGATCACGCAGGCGGTGCTGGCCGAGACGTGCGGGACCGTCATCGAGGTGATGGGCGGCGCGTACCCGTATCTCGTCGCGAATCGGGAAGAGATCCTGGGCACGGTCGACGCCGAGGAGCGCAAGTTCGCACGCACGCTCGAGGCGGGGAGCGAGCGGCTCGCAGCGCTGGTCGACGCGGCGGGGCCGAATGGCACCATCGCCGGCGACGAGGCGTTCCGGCTGCACGACACGTTCGGCTTCCCGATCGACCTCACCGTGGAGATCGCTGCGGAGCGTGGCGTGACCGTGGACCGCAAGGGGTTCGAGGCCGCCATGGAGGAACAGCGCGATCGCTCGCGGGGCTCCCGCGCCGGCCGCTTCGCGCCACTCCCGGGCGTCGAAGGGCTGCGCAGCGAGTTCACCGGCTATCCCAACGAGACGTCGGCAGATGGCCTGGCTGTCCTGGTGGTTGCGGAGGGCGAGGGATCGACCCAGGTCGTGCTCGACAGGACGCCGTTCTACGCGGAGGGCGGCGGCCAGATCGGCGATCGTGGCGAGCTGGTCGGAGAGCGTGGAAGGCTCGTGGTGGACGACACGCAGCGCGTCGGCGACGCGATCGTGCATGTCGGGCGGCTGGAGGGCGCGCTCACCGTCGGCGACGTGGTCAACGCCCGCGTCGACGAGGAGCGACGCTGGGGGGCGGCGCGCAACCACACCGCCACGCACCTGCTGCACCGCGCCCTGCGCGACGTCCTCGGCGAGCAGGCAAAGCAGGCCGGCAGCTGGGTTGGGCCGGATGGGCTGCGCTTCGACTTTCCGGCGGACGCGGCCACGCCGCGGGAGGGGCTGCGCGACGTCGAGCGTCAGGTGAATGCTCAGATCCGCCGCAACGCATCGGTCACACCGACCGAGATGTCGCTGGCCGAGGCCCAGGCGATCGGCGCCGACATGTTCTTCGGCGAGAAATATGCCCCCGAGCGGGTTCGGGTCATACGGGTCGATGGCTACAGCGCCGAGCTGTGCGGCGGCACGCACGTGGCGGCGACGGGGCAGATCGGCTCCTTCCGGATCACGGGTGATGCGAGCATCGGCACCGGGTTGCGGCGAATCGAGGCGGTGAGCGGAGCGGCGGCCGATGAGCTGGTCGCCTCCCGGCTCGAGGCGCTGCACACGGCGGCCCAGCTGCTCGGCGCCGCCGAGGACCAGGTCGCGACTCGAATCGAGAGTCTGCAGGCGCGGCTGCGAGAGGCGGAGAAGGGTGGCAGCAACGCCAGCACCACGCGACTCGATGCCGTGCAAGCCCTGGCGGGTGCGCAGCAGGCGGGTGAGGCGAAGGTCGTCGTCGAGCGCTACGCCGATGCCGATGGCGCCGCGCTGCGGGCTCTCGCGGATGACCTGCGCGCCGCAACGGGTCGCTTCGTGGCCGTCATCGCCGGTGAGCGCGGAGGGCCGGCGATCCTGGTCGCCGCCAGTCGCGACCTCGTCGAGGAAGGGTTCGATGCTGCCGCAATCGTGCGCGAGGTGGCGCCGATGATCGGGGGCGGGGGCGGCGGGCGCGCAGAGCTTGCCCAGGCGGGTGGCAAGGACCTCGCCGGCCTGGACCAGGCGCTGCGCGAGGGCGCCCGCCTGGCGCTCGAGGCGCTCCAGCGGATCGAGAACGGCTGA